CGGCCGGACTGCAGCGCGACGGTGCCGCCGGCGGAGTGGCCGAACAGCGCCACCCGGTCCAGGTCGAGCGCGCCGCGCAGGGCCGTCGGCGTGCAGCGCGGCGAGCTGCCGCAGGACCGGCTCGATCGCCTGGCAGGTGGGGCCGTCGCCGTACGTGCCGGGCCGGGCCAGGGCGAGGTCGACGCCGGGCGTGATGCCGACCTGGCCGGCGAACAGGGGGCCGACCCAGTCGTAGGTGACCGTGGCGAAGCCCTGCCGGGCCAGTTCGACGGCGAGCCAGCGGTAGCCGTCCTGCCCGACGTTGACGCCGCTGAGCACGAGCACCACTGGTACGCCCCGCCGGCCGGGTCGGCCTGGAAGACGCCGCTGAGCCGTTCGGCGTCCGACCCGGTGACCAGCGCCGGGTAGTGCACCTTCAGGTGCGCGGTGGCGTAGGGGGCCTCGGCGCCGGAATCGTGACGGCGGACCACAGGGATCGGACTGTAAAGTGCGTCACGGGCGCGGCAGTTCGCGGTCGCCGCCCCACAGGGCGCGCACGAGACGCTGGGTATTCCTCGCCGAAGTACCGCACACCCATCACGTTGGCCGGGTCGCGCTCGGCGGATGTTGCGCCGGGTGGCGAGGTCCCGCTCGCGCAGCGCGGCGCGCTCCTCCTCGGGCACCGGGCGGCGCCTCGTCGACCCAGGCGAGCCACCGGTCGACCCGGGCGTGCAGCACGTCGCTGACGACCGTCAGGTTCCGTTCGGTGCGTTCGAAGGAGTACACGCCGTAGGCGTTGGGGACAGCGAGGCGCGGATGAACGCGGCCCGGCTGGTGAACCAGGCGAACTGCGGTCGGCCTTGTGCGCCAGCCAGTCGTCGTTGACGGGCGCGTAGTAGCGGTCGAAGTAGCCGCCGTCCACGACGATGTCGGTGCGCGGGATGTAGTCGGTGTAGAACCAGCCGCCGGGCCAGCACAGCAGCGCGACGCCGAGGTGCAGGCCCGGACCTGCGGGCCGAGCCAGCAGGTCAGGCAGGTTGACGAAGCTGCGCGACGGGTCGCCCAGCCACGAGTGCACCATCCAACGGACCTCCGGCCCGGTTGTAGGCGGCCACCCGGCCGCCGGGTCCTTCCGGATACGTCCCGTACTGCTCCAGGATGTCCGTGGACGGGTCGCGCGTCGTGGTGAACCTCGCGTCGATCTTGGCCTTGAGATCCGTCAGGAGCTGCTGGAACTGTGCGAAGGTGTCGACGTCGATGACGGGCGAGGCGTCGAGCATCTCCTCGACGTGCTGGACGGTTTCCTCCACGCGCTCACTCTCCAAGTCGTGCCGCAGCAATGGAAACAGTGTTTCGCCACGGGTAACGGATGTCAACGGGTGAGGGCGTCGACGAGCTGCCACGGCCGGCCGTCGAGCAGGTCGGTGCCGCGCGACACGAGCTTGTTGCGGCTCTGCGCCGGCGCGAGCACCGCGGCCGCGGGCGCGTCGGCCGCCACGCCGGTGACGATCGGGTGGCTGATCCGGCCCGTGAACGGGCCCCGCCACGCGGTCCACAGCGTGAAGTCGGGGCTCAGCGCGTAGAAGGCGGCCGGCAGGCTCGGCGGCGCCGCGGCGACGATGTTGAGCCGGTTCTCCGCGGCCCGCTCCGGCAGCCCCAGCGCCAGCTCCCAGTCCTCGGCCGGGGTGAACGGCACGGCCACCACGTCCACGCCGGCGATCGCGGCCAGCCGGAACACCTTCGGGGTAGATGGCGTCGTCGCCGACGACCACCGCCAGGCGCCCCCACGGCAGGTCGAACGTGGCGAGGCCGTCGCCGTGCCGGCTGACGTCGGCGCCAGCCGCGCGACCGGGTGCAGCCGCGCCGCCGGCCGACGGTCCCGGTGCCGGACACCACCACGCCGGTGTGCGCGCCGTCGGCCAGGACGCTGGTCACCGCGACCGCGTCCGTGCCGTCCAGCAGCTCGCGCATCGCCGGCACCACCCAGGGCTCCGCCAGCTCGCAGCACGAGCAGGGCCGCGCCGGCGGCCAGCACGTCGCGCGTGGCGCTGCAGCGCCGGGTGTCGTCGCCCGTACGATGGCGGCCCGCACCGACCCCGAGGGCCTGCGGCCGGGCCGGGGCTCGCGGCGGGCGGCCGATCGCCGCGTAGAGCGGGCTGGCGGCGGGCGCCGAACCGGTCGGTGCCGTCGGGCCGGCGCTTGTCGAGGGCGGCGGCCGGGTCGATGTCGGCGACCACCACGGCCTCGCCGGTGCGCGGGCCCTTCGCCACGACGAAGCCGTCCGGCGCCACGACCTGGAGTTCTCCCCGGCGCCGTGCAGCCACTGCGGCGGCACCTTGAGCCCGGCGCTGATCGCCTCGAGCTTGTCCTCCGGCAGCAGCGGGCCGACCTTGCTGGCCGCCACCACCCAGACCCGGTTCTCCGCCGCCCGCACCGGATGTGCAGGCTCGCCTCGTCCGTGGCGAACGAGTTGGTGTTGTTGAGCAGCACCTGCGCCCCGCGCAGCGCGAGGCCGCGGGCCACTTCCGGCGCGACGCCCTCCATGCAGGCATACATGCCGACGGTACCGAACGCGGTGGGCACGACCGGGCCAGCTCCTCGCTCCCCAGGCGATACCGCCCGCCGTCCATCAGCACCTGCTCGTCGCTCGTCGAGCATTTCGGCGACGGCACGTAGAGCAGGCTGCGCCGGCGAAGTCACGTCGGCGAAGACGATGCGCGGAGTCGACGCGGATGCGCGGGTGCCCGGCCTTCCGCGACCGCGGTCAGGAACGCGTCGCCGAGCCAGCAGGCCATGCGCCGGGCGTGGTCGCGGTCGTCGTACCACGACAGGTGGTTGCAGAAACCCGGCAGGACCACCAGATCCGCGCCCTCGGCGGCGGCCTGGTCGATCATCCGCAGGCAGCCCGCGAGGTTCGCGGACACGTCCTGACCGACGGCGAACTGGACAGCGGCAACCCTCACGAGGGCCTCCTGGTTCCTCTAGCGGAACAGTGTTTCCCGAACATACACTCGCCGCATGACCTGGCGAAAGAGAGGCCGATGGTGGTGCTGACCCATGTCGTCGTCATGAAATTCACGGATCCGGCCGGACGCGCCGAAGGCCAAGGAGCTGCTGGGCCGTCCGGACAAGAGCCTGCGCCGAGACTGTCCTGCCGGACAGAGACTGGGGGGCGACCATCACCGACTCTGATTCCATGAGCCTTTCGCCGTTCCCCTCCGCCCCGCCCTCCTCCGAGCGTGTCGCCGCCGCGGTCCGCCACGCCGTCGCGACCGGCCTGCTGGGCGAGTCCAGCCCGGTCGTCGGGTTCGTCGACACGGACGGGGTACGCGACTCGGTCGCCGCTCTCCACGAGGCGTTCGCGGGGGTTCCCGGAGTGCTCCACACCTTCGCCGCGAAGGCCGCGTCGCTCGTCCCCGTGCTGCGGCTGCTCGCGGAGTGCGGCATGGGCTGCGAGGTCGCGAGCCCGGGTGAACTGCGGATCGCGCTCGATGCCGGGTTCGCGCCGTCGAAGATCGTCCTCGACTCCCCCGCCAAGACGCGTGACGAGATCAGGTGGGCACTGGCCCTAGGCGTGGCGCTCAACGCCGACAACCTCGACGAGGTGGACCGGATCGCGTCACTGCGGCCGTCAAACGCGGTGTCCGCCATCGGGCTCCGGGTCAACCCCCAGGTCGGCGGCGGCTCCATCGGCGCGATGAGCACGGCCACCGCCACCTCCAAGTTCGGCGTGGCGCTGCGCGATCCCGGCGCGCGGGAGCGGGTCGTGGAAGCGTTCGCGGCGCACCCGTGGCTGACGCGTCTGCACGCTCATGTCGGTTCGCAGGGCTGCTCCCTGGAGCTGATCGCAGCAGGCATCGGGGAGACGTACCGACTGGCCGAGGAGGTCAACGTCCGGGTCGGCCGCCGGCAGATCACCGGCCTCGACATCGGCGGCGGCCTGCCGGTCAACTTCGCCGACGACACGGTCCGCCCCACCTTCGCCGCCTACGTGGCCGCGCTGCGCGGGGCGGTGCCGGGGCTGTTCGACGGGCGGTACGAGCTCGTCACCGAGTTCGGCCGGTCGCTGCTGGCCAAGAACGGCTTCATCGGCGCGCTGGTGGAGTACACGAAGGACGCCGGGGGCCGCCGGATCGCGCTCACCCACGCGGGCGCGCAGACCGCCACCCGC
This genomic interval from Streptomyces sp. NBC_00464 contains the following:
- a CDS encoding nitrilase-related carbon-nitrogen hydrolase yields the protein MRVAAVQFAVGQDVSANLAGCLRMIDQAAAEGADLVVLPGFCNHLSWYDDRDHARRMACWLGDAFLTAVAEGRAPAHPRRLRASSSPT
- a CDS encoding diaminopimelate decarboxylase; the protein is MSLSPFPSAPPSSERVAAAVRHAVATGLLGESSPVVGFVDTDGVRDSVAALHEAFAGVPGVLHTFAAKAASLVPVLRLLAECGMGCEVASPGELRIALDAGFAPSKIVLDSPAKTRDEIRWALALGVALNADNLDEVDRIASLRPSNAVSAIGLRVNPQVGGGSIGAMSTATATSKFGVALRDPGARERVVEAFAAHPWLTRLHAHVGSQGCSLELIAAGIGETYRLAEEVNVRVGRRQITGLDIGGGLPVNFADDTVRPTFAAYVAALRGAVPGLFDGRYELVTEFGRSLLAKNGFIGALVEYTKDAGGRRIALTHAGAQTATRTVFMPDAWPLRVGAFGADGRAKAGPSLVQDIAGPCCFAGDVVAHARELPELRAGDYVVLYDTGAYYFSTPWAYNSLPRPAVYGFGTVAGPGQDGPAVRFAPVRDAQSLDSIAEESGLAHADALLELNA